The proteins below come from a single Strix uralensis isolate ZFMK-TIS-50842 chromosome 8, bStrUra1, whole genome shotgun sequence genomic window:
- the INSL5 gene encoding insulin-like peptide INSL5, which produces MRGAVLALASLALLAAACEGRGEGTTVKLCGRDFVRAVVFTCGGSRWKRHLTDYHYLFESENPLPFSQENGYADSSTYTDQRLETDSEEIHNTKPETERDLHRTRKTSMLKKREVAKLLTTSCCSIGCSEREISSLC; this is translated from the exons ATGAGGGGTGCGGTGCTGGCGCTGGCCTCGCTGGCTCTCCTGGCCGCGGCCTGCGAAGGAAGAGGCGAAGGAACCACCGTGAAGCTCTGCGGGAGGGACTTTGTCAGAGCCGTCGTCTTCACCTGCGGCGGCTCTCGGTGGAAAAGGCATTTGACTGATTATCACTACCTGTTTG AGAGTGAAAATCCCCTGCCGTTCTCACAAGAAAACGGTTATGCTGACTCCTCGACATACACAGACCAGAGGCTGGAGACTGACAGCGAAGAAATCCACAACACCAAGCCTGAGACAGAGCGAGACCTGCACCGCACCAGGAAAACGTCTATGCTAAAAAAGCGTGAAGTAGCCAAGTTGCTTACTACATCCTGCTGCAGCATCGGCTGCAGTGAGAGAGAGATCAGTTCCCTGTGCTAA
- the DYNLT5 gene encoding dynein light chain Tctex-type 5, with protein sequence MHGGAAGGDPRSGPPKRFPVAAVDDILKDVLGSCLREQRYEPGWCRDMAKDMAEVIKARVKDLMIPRYKIVVVTHIGQLNEQSMQIASRCLWDPVSDTFSSYVFKNTSLFALANVYAVYFE encoded by the exons ATGCATGGCGGCGCAGCCGGCGGAGACCCCCGCTCGG GTCCCCCCAAACGCTTCCCGGTGGCGGCGGTGGATGATATCCTGAAGGATGTGCTGGGGAGCTGCCTGAGGGAGCAGCGCTACGAGCCGGGCTGGTGCAGGGACATGGCGAAGGACATGGCTGAG gttATTAAAGCTCGGGTAAAAGACCTTATGATACCGAGGTACAAGATTGTTGTGGTGACACATATTGGGCAGCTGAATGAGCAGAGCATGCAGATCGCAAGCAGGTGCCTGTGGGATCCTGTGAGCGATACGTTTTCGTCGTATGTGTTCAAGAACACTTCACTCTTTGCTCTTGCAAATGTCTATGCTGTCTATTTTGAATAA